The nucleotide window TCTGCTGCCATAATTCAGGAGACCAGGACAGCAGATATAAAGCCATGACTTCACTGACACTGACTAAATGATTTTCTGCCGAAGATGAAGTAAATATAGCGTGATTGACATACCAATCATGCAAGGCTGTCTTCGCTGAATATTCGGTTTTAGGTAATAACCCAAGATGACGCTGATACAAATCGACAGGTTGATAGCTAATATCTTGACTGCCCGCAATAGCTGCCGCATTAAAAATTTCATTTGGCAAACCTAACAAATTAATGACCTGACTAATCGCGTATAACATAGGCCCAGCAACGTCATCCACATACACTTGATCACCGCTTAACATCAATAACGATGGACGTTCAGTTGTTGAATTGAAACCTTGTAAACGGGTATCAGCCGCGACTAGCGCATCATCACTATGGTGATGCGGTTGGCGACAAGAGCCATGTAAAATGTCAGTAATATTAGGCTTAACAATAAAATTAGGGGTTTTAGACTCTCCATAACCAAGTTCTGTGACGGTGCTAAACAGCTCGCCGAATTCAGTATCATGCAGCTGATAGTCAATAGTGATATCTACAGGTAATAATTGCGTGGCACTAACATGAATTAAATACTGGTAGGCATGTGAGCCCAGCTTGATAATATGCACTTCATCGTGTGTTAATACACGCGAAAAATCAGCCCCCTTCAAGCTCAAACTCAGAACAGATAATGGCTTAGCACTGACAAACCACAAGGTAAAATGTTGTTCATCACAGTGGCGCAATATAGGCCCTGCAATAATAAGCGGTAATAAGTCAGCACTAGATGTAGGTGTGGAAATTGAGATTGACATTGTTCGCTCTTAATAAAAATGAGGCTGTTGCAGAAAAATTAACATGATGAAATTTACAGCGTAGGAATAGAGTGACCAGCAGTTAAACAATTCTTTACACTTCAGGTTAATTCAAAAACCAAACGATGGTGTCGATATAAATATAGCGTTAATTCATTAGCACTAATATCGTTAACGTCAGTTTAATATTTTAATGGTGCGGATTAAACGCCGGTAATCATAATCGTGAATAGCATCACGCATGATATACAACGACTGAGGCTGCATGTTGCCTTGTTTCACACTACGATAGCTTAAATGAATAAACAGATCAGCGCTCCGCGAACCTTGATGAATAGCAAATAATTCACCATCAACATCAAACTGAATATAACCGCTAGTGAAATAGGTAAACGAGGGACGACGTAGCCAATGCTGCCTGCACTGATAGCTGCATAAGGCAATAATGACTACGCTATAAACTAATTGCAATGAGATAAGAGTAAGCCAGTTTAATAACAAACCGAGTACCACACTATGTATCACAATACACAGCAACAACCAGTATTTAGACGGGCGTAACGTGACGCTACACTTTAACTCTTGAGACAATTTTATTCATCATATAAGCTAACTCTGGATCAGCACATTTTTCATGCCCCATCGCCCAAGCAAATAATTCTGGGTCTTCGCCTGCTAACAAGCGTTGGAAAATTAATTTATCTTCATCTGATAAATCATCATAAGCTTCATCCACAAACGGACGAAATAATACATCGAGTTCCAGCATGCCGCGACGACAAGCCCAACGCAAACGAGCCTTTGAATCTAACTTAGTCATTTTTTTCCCTTATCCTGCTATCCATATAATTATTCTACCATAAAAATAAACAAGATCTTCTAAAGACAAATGCGTGAGTTCACTCTACCATAGAGAAAACCAGCCAGAGAGAGCAAACAATGACGCAATTTAATAAACTGACCCTAGCATCAACAGATGCATTACCTAATGTGATCGTAAGCGAGTTATCACAGTGGGGATTAATGACTGCAACAGGTGAGCAGCGTTTAAGTTATTTACAAGGTCAATTGACTTGTGACCTGGTAGGTTTAGAAGATCAACAAACAACTTGGGGTGGCCACTGTGATCCTAAAGGTAAACTGTGGTCGACATTCCAAGTGGCGAAAAAAGGCAATTCATTTTATTTCATCATGCGTAAAGACGCATTGGCAATCACCCAGCCTGAACTAAAGAAATACGCGGTATTCTCAAAAGTAGAACTTACCGATGCTTCCGCATTTTGTACTCTTTATGGCGCAGCCGGTGCACATGCTGAACAATGGTTAAATAAGACATTTTCGCTCACCCTCGGTGAAGATGCAGTTACCCATTTACCGAATGGTTTTATCATGCGCCTTATCGGTGATACACCTCGTTTCTTAGTATTATTACAAAAAAGCGATGCATCATTACAACAAATTAGCCAACACTTAGCAGAAGCAGCAACCGATGATGGTTCATTCTGGGATGCGCTTGATATCTTAGCAGCTGCACCGATTGTGAGCGCTGAAATGAGTAACGCACAGATCCCACAAGCATTTAACCTACAAGCTTATGATGGTATCAGTTTTAAGAAAGGTTGTTACACAGGACAAGAAACAGTTGCTCGCGCGAAATATCGTGGTACGAATAAGCGTGCAATGGCTATCTTAACTGGCGCGACTGCGACTGGCGTGAACAGTGGTGATAGCATTGAATTACAACTGGGTGAGAACTGGCGTAGCAGCGGTAAAGTAAACCTAAGCTACCGCTATAGTGACGGCGTACAAATCATTTCGAGTGTGATGCCAAATAACCTTGAAGCAGATAGCGTGTTTAAAATTACCGATAACGAATCAACATTAGCCTTCATGCCATTGCCTTACTCGCTGATTGAAGTTGATTAACGGCATCACAATTACGTCATGATTAGTTATCGGCTTATCACCTTAATAAGCCGATAACCTAAGCTCCTCCGTCACCACCGAGATACATTCAATGCTCTCAATTGTAAGACGTTAATATATTAGGACATTATTATGAATAACAAGGTCGAATTAATAAGCCCAAAGTATCTCACACTCTGCAAAGAAGCTAAAAAGAGAGACGTAGATAGTGAAGGCATTGCTTTACTGGGCCAATTTTTAACGCTTAGTAATGGAGTAACAAATACTTGCGCTAACAACCTTAATCAGTTTGAGTTACTTGAAGGTCGGTTTGTTTCAATGCTGATGATTAATGATAAAGAATCTGCAGCGCCTCACGAGATATCAAGCTTAACGGGTTTAACCAGAGCATCAATCACTTCAACAATAGATTCGCTTGAAAAACGTGGTTTTGCAGTACGAGAAGCGTCAAAAACAGATCGACGTTCACTGACGGTAAAATTAACCGCCGAAGGAAAAACCACTTTAGATCAGGCAGTTGCATCTCAACTGGATTGGTTAGCAAGCTTAACCAGCTCATTAGATGAAGATGAAAAAGCCGCATTCAAATCAATTCTAACCAAGATAAACAATAGCCTGTAAGTCATCACCTATAAGTCATCTAACATCCTATCGTGTAAAGAGTGAAACAGTATGACTAAAAGTAAACTGTTTCATTATGTGTTCAACACTTTGATTTTAAAGGTAATAACACGTTACCAGGCTAACAACTTTCAGATTAACGCATTCCCCCCCCCCTTTATTGGTACAAAAAACCAAATAACTTCCTATTTTAAACATATTTATTTGTTATTCATATTATCACTCTATAACGCTGGACTTTACAATTCACGATATGCAATAGTCATATAGTACGATAGCGTACTATATGACCAGGTACATTTAAGCGATGAATTAGATCTCAAATGGATATTAGGGGAATATAATGAACAACACAGAAACCAACGCCTCGTTTGAAACATCGAACTTGAAAATGTGGCTATAAATCATCATATTAGCAATCGCGGCATTTACGATTGTTACCGCAGAACTCGCCCCGATTGGCCTGTTAACACCAATGGCTGAAGGACTACAAAAATCAGAATCAATGATTGGCCTCACCGTTACATTTTATGCATGGATAGGGGCAAACTTTGATTTCACTGTATTAATGAGTTTTTCAGGTACCGCTATCGTCATCTCACTCTTTATGATTTCAATTATTCCAAGCAATATCAATGAAGTCCCTTCACAACTAGTTGGAGATAACCTATGAGTTCACACACAACCGATATATCAGAGTACGGTAAAGAGATCATGAATACCCTACAACCAGGACTGGCAGATCAAGTCATCGCAAAGCTCGCTGAATTAGATGACGATCTTCCTAAACTCATTGTTAACTATGCATTTGCAGATGTCGTCGGCAGACCGGGGTTAGATATAAAAACACGAGAAATGCTCACCGTCGCGTCTTTAATCACCTTGGGGAACGCGCAACCACAGCTTGAACTACATATGAGGGCGTCGTTGAATGTCGGCGTGACAGAAAAAGAGTTACTTGAAATCGTAATACAGATGGCCATTTATGCCGGCGTGCCAGCCTGTATGAATGCGATAACGGCTTATCGTAATGCCGTGACAACATTTAATAAATCAAATCAGTAACAAAGGACAACCTATGCCAATTATCAACGTAACGACGTGGAAAAGTGACGATAAGGAAATGAAAAAAGTTACTGCAGGAACTCACCAAAACAACACATAAAGTGACTGGTGCACCGCTTGATAAAATAACAGTCTATATTCAAGAAATAGAAAGAAGTGAATGGGCTGAAGCAGGAATAGCTGGGGATGATGCGAGCTTTCCTGTAAAGAGCCGCCGCAAAACATACGCTTAGTAAAAAGCCCTGTGAGATTGCTCTCACAGGGCTTTATATTCATTAATTAGTGCATCATTATGGATGCAACTAATTAGCTATTTGCTTGCGGACGCATCGCAGGGAATAAGATAACGTCACGAATAGTATGCGTATTTGTAAATAACATCGCTAAACGGTCGATACCAATACCTTGACCAGCAGTCGGTGGTAAACCATGCTCTAGTGCAGTGATGTAATCTGCATCGTAGTACATAGCTTCATCATCGCCAGCGTCTTTTGCGTTAACTTGCGCTTTAAAGCGTTCGTCTTGGTCTTGTGCATCGTTAAGCTCAGAGAAACCATTTGCAACTTCACGGCCGCCGATGAAGAACTCGAAACGGTCAGTGAAGAACGGGTTGTCATCGCTACGACGTGCTAACGGTGAGATATCTGCTGGGTAGCCAGTGATGAAGGTTGGTTGAATCAGTTGTGGTTCAGCTGTTTCACCAAAGATCTCTTCTAGTAATTGACCACAAGTCCAGAATTTCTCAACATTCATGTGTAGTGATTTCGCAATAGAAACCATTAACTCACGATCTTGAACGCCTTCGTTAGTCAGTGCTTGAATGACTTCGTGCTCAGGGTTGTACTGTTTGATTGCATCTAGCATGCTAATACGTGTGTATTTGCCACCAAATTCAACAGTCTCATCACCGTAAGGCATAGATGTAGCGCCAAGTACTTCAACTGCTACCGTGCTTAGCATTTCTTCAGTGAAATCCATAAGATCATTATAATCAGCGTAAGCTTGGTAGAATTCCATCATTGTAAATTCAGGATTGTGACGAGGAGATAGACCTTCGTTACGGAAGTTACGGTTGATTTCAAATACACGATCAAAACCGCCAACAACTAAACGCTTAAGGTATAGCTCTGGTGCTACACGTAGGTACATTTCTTGATCAAGCGCGTTATGGTGCGTGATGAATGGACGTGCAGTTGCACCACCAGGGATCACGTGCATCATTGGCGTTTCAACTTCCATGTAATCTTTCGATACCATGAAGTTACGGATAGCTGTTACTAACTTAGAACGGACGATGAATGCATTACGCGATTCAGCATTTACGATAAGGTCAACATAACGCTGACGGTAACACATTTCTTGGTCAGTCAGACCGTGGAATTTTTCTGGTAACGGACGTAATGCTTTAGTCATTAGTACGTATTCAGTCATTTCAACGTAAAGATCGCCTTTACCTGATTTGTTTAGTGCGCCAGTAATACCAACGATATCACCGATATCTAGACCACCAAGATCCGCTTTCTGTGCTTTTTGCACGTCTTTAGATGCGTATGCTTGAATACGACCAGATGTATCCTGGATAGCAAGGAAAGGACCACGTTTAGCCATGATACGACCCGCGATGCTTACCACATGCTGCATTTCCACTAATTCTTCTTTTGACTTCTCGCCAAATGCTGCCTGTAAATCTGCTGACTTATCTTTTACACGAAAGTCGTTAGGGTGGCCATTTGCTTTACAGTTCTTGCGGATATGATCTAATTTCGCGCGACGTTCTGCAATCAGTTTGTTTTCATCTTGTAACTGTTCAGTCATTTTTTAACCCTATTTTTTACAGGCCTGATTTCAGGCTGGCTTCAATAAATTTGTCTAAATCACCGTCTAAAACGGCTTGTGTGTTGCGTGTTTCAACACCTGTACGTAAATCTTTTACGCGTGAGTCATCCAGTACGTATGAACGGATCTGGCTGCCCCAACCAATATCTGATTTAGCATCTTCCGCGATTTGTTTTTCAGCGTTTTGTTTTTGCATTTCATGCTCAAACAATTTCGCTCGCATTTGCTTCATCGCTGCATCTTTATTCTTATGCTGAGAGCGATCGTTCTGGCATTGTACAACAAGATTGGTCGGTAAGTGAGTAATACGTACCGCTGATTCTGTTGTATTTACGTGCTGACCACCCGCGCCTGACGCACGGTATACATCGATACGTAAGTCCGATGGATTTAAGTCAATTTCGATACTGTCATCAATTTCTGGATAAACAAATACCGATGCAAATGAGGTATGGCGACGGCCACTTGAATCGAATGGTGATTTACGCACTAAACGGTGAACGCCCGTCTCTGTACGTAACCAACCGAAAGCATACTCTCCACCCAAACGGATAGTCGCGCCTTTAATTCCGGCTACATCGCCAGCTGATACTTCGATCAATTCAACTTTAAATTTGTGTGCCTCACCCCATCGTAAGAACATACGTAATAACATGTTTGCCCAATCTTGTGCTTCGGTACCGCCCGAGCCAGATTGGATATCAAGATAACAGTCATTAGCATCTTGCTTGCCTGAAAACATACGACGAAACTCAAGCTTAGCAAGCTGTGCTTCTAAACCGATAATTTCATGTTCTGCTTCTGCAAATGTTTCTTCATCTTCAGCTTCAACTGCCAGTTCAACTAAGCCTTCAACGTCATCACAACCCGTACCGAGATCATCAATCGTTTTGACGACCAATTCTAATGATGCGCGTTCTTTACCTAATTCTTGTGCTCTTTTAGGGTCACTCCATACTTCCGATGACTCTAATTCCGCAGATACCTCTTCTAGACGCTCTTTACTAGCATCATAGTCAAAGATACCCCCGAAGCAGCTCAGCACGTTCGCCTAGCTCCTTTAATTTATTCATTACTGGATTTACTTCAAACATGATTTTGCTCTATTTTGGTTGTATTCAGCATGGTGCTAAATATAGTGTACCTAGCATTATGCGCTGAATATCGAATTCAACACGCAACTAAGTATATTGCTCTAACTATGGGATTTTACACAACAGCAAATTTTACCGAATTCACTAGCGGATAAACAGGGTAAGATTAAGAAAATAGCAAATTAATCGATAATATGAGCAAAAAAATGCAGATAAACAAAAAATGAGCTAAAAGTCGGTTAAAACGCAGAAATAAAATAACAAAAAACCATGCTAGGGCAGCATGGTTTTAAAATAGCCGAGGTGAAAATCTAGCTCAATTGGTTACACTGATTATTATTTTCAGCCAACACTTTCAGGATATCTCTGCGGCTAATAATACCCACCAACTGACTCGCTTCAACAACCGGATAAACACTGAAGTTATCCTTGCTCATGCGGATCGCGATATCAACAATACTATCTTGTGGAGAAACACTCACGACATTCTTGCTCATCACATCATTAACAATCGCAGGTTTGTCGCAGTGGTAACTACCGCTAATCAATGCTTGCATGCAATCGGATTCCGATACAAAGCCAATCACTTCATTCGTAGGGTTAACAACTGGTATCGCGTTAATCTGATGTTTAGCAAACAGTTCAACTACAGCCACCAGTGACGTGCCACATGGAATACTTGGGGCATTAATTTTCATTTCATTCATTACGCGTTGCATAGTCATGGTCTATATCCTTATCTTAAAGCAGGATTGCTGTAGAAGAGGTATTAACTATAACGGCAAACACTGCATAGCTAAAGACGATTAAAACTAAACATTTGATCGCCTTTAGCTATCAATATACGGTCAACTTAAAATTCTACGAACGTAATGGCTGTAAATGCTCAACCATAAACTGCAGACTACGCTTACCACGAAACTCATTTACATCAAGTTTGTAGGCTAACTCGATCTTCTGCACAGAGGCATCAGGCCATACTTCCAAGTCAACGTTAAAGGCAATCGCATCAACCAATGGGCCACCATTTTCAGGCTCAAGCATCATTTTTAAATGCTTCTTACCAACAAGACGTTGCTCACGTAATCTAAAAATACCATCAAAGATCGGTTCAGGGAACATCTGCCCCCATGGTGCCGCCTCTTTAATTAGCTCTGCCGTTGGCAGTGACAGTTCCTCACTCGGTAGTTCACCATCACTTAATACCACGCCAGTTAACTGCTCTTCAGTGAGCAACTCTTGCACTAAGGTATTAAACTGCTTCGAAAACTCATCATAACAATCAAGACGTAATGATAAACCAGCCGCCATGGCATGACCGCCGAACTTCAAGATCATTCCCGGATTACGGGTATCAAGTAGCTCCAAAGCATCACGTAAATGCAGACCTGGAATCGAGCGTGCTGAACCTTTGATTTCACCTTCACCCGCATCTGCAAAAGCAATAACAGGGCGATGAAAGCGTTCTTTGATACGTGACGCGACCAAACCAACGACACCTTGGTGCCAATCATCTTGGAATAAACAAATACCGTAGGGTACCTCTCCAGCATCAAAATCAACACTCTTGAGAATAGCTAAGGCTTCTTGCTGCATCGAGCCTTCAATTTCTTTACGCTCTTCATTGAGGCTATCAAGCTCACCAGCAAAACGACGCGCATTATTTAAGTCTTCACACAATAATGTCGCCACGCCTACTGACATGTCATCTAGACGCCCTGCGGCATTTAATCTTGGCCCTAACGCAAAACCTAAATCGCTGGCACAAAGTTGAGCTTGATTACGATTGGCAATTTCGATTAATGCTTTAATACCCGGACGACATTTGTCGGCGCGAATACGTTGCAAACCTTGATGCACTAAAATACGGTTATTTGCATCGAGCGGCACCACATCAGCAACCGTACCCAAAGCAACTATGTCTAACAGACAAGCTAAGTTCGGCTCAACGAAACCCTGTTTAGCAAACCAATTCTGTTCACGCAGCGCGCCACGTAAAGCCAGCATCAAGTAAAAAGCAACACCAACACCGGCCAGGTTTTTACTTGGAAAAGTACAGCCATGCTGATTCGGATTTACAATCGCATCTGCAGCCGGCGTTTCATTACCCGGTAGATGGTGATCGGTCACGAGCACTTTAATGCCTAAGGCTTTTGCCGCGGCAACCCCAGCAATACTGGAAATACCGTTATCCACAGTCATGATCACCTGCGCGCCATTGGCAGCAGCAAGATCAACAATTTCAGGGCTTAAGCCATAACCAAATTCAAAACGGTTCGGCACTAAAAAATCAACATTACGATAACCCAGCATTTTAAACGCTAGTATCGACAATGCCGTACTCGTCGCACCATCGGCATCAAAATCACCAACAACAATAATACGTTGATTTTGTTCTAGCGCCGTAACTAATAATTCACACGCCGCAGTCATGCCTTTAAGCTGATTAGGGCGTAATAAGTTTTTAGCCCCTTTATCTAGTTCTTGATCAGAGGTAACACCGCGACTTGCATAAATCTGACGTAGCAATGCGGGTACCGCTGTCGATATACCGTCGCAATCTAGATTATCACGACGCTTAATTTGTTTATTCAAGATTTATCCATCTGTTCTAAAATATTAACAAGCTGTGCTGCTGGCACATAACCCGGTTGCATCTGGCCATTATCAAACACAATTGCAGGTGTCCCTGTAACGCCTAAACGACGGCCTAGCTCATATTGTTTTGCGACCGTATTCGTACACATTTCAGGTACAACTTTACCACCACGCTTCGCATTGTCCA belongs to Moritella sp. F3 and includes:
- a CDS encoding protein YgfX, which codes for MSQELKCSVTLRPSKYWLLLCIVIHSVVLGLLLNWLTLISLQLVYSVVIIALCSYQCRQHWLRRPSFTYFTSGYIQFDVDGELFAIHQGSRSADLFIHLSYRSVKQGNMQPQSLYIMRDAIHDYDYRRLIRTIKILN
- a CDS encoding succinate dehydrogenase assembly factor 2, which translates into the protein MTKLDSKARLRWACRRGMLELDVLFRPFVDEAYDDLSDEDKLIFQRLLAGEDPELFAWAMGHEKCADPELAYMMNKIVSRVKV
- the ygfZ gene encoding tRNA-modifying protein YgfZ produces the protein MTQFNKLTLASTDALPNVIVSELSQWGLMTATGEQRLSYLQGQLTCDLVGLEDQQTTWGGHCDPKGKLWSTFQVAKKGNSFYFIMRKDALAITQPELKKYAVFSKVELTDASAFCTLYGAAGAHAEQWLNKTFSLTLGEDAVTHLPNGFIMRLIGDTPRFLVLLQKSDASLQQISQHLAEAATDDGSFWDALDILAAAPIVSAEMSNAQIPQAFNLQAYDGISFKKGCYTGQETVARAKYRGTNKRAMAILTGATATGVNSGDSIELQLGENWRSSGKVNLSYRYSDGVQIISSVMPNNLEADSVFKITDNESTLAFMPLPYSLIEVD
- a CDS encoding MarR family winged helix-turn-helix transcriptional regulator → MNNKVELISPKYLTLCKEAKKRDVDSEGIALLGQFLTLSNGVTNTCANNLNQFELLEGRFVSMLMINDKESAAPHEISSLTGLTRASITSTIDSLEKRGFAVREASKTDRRSLTVKLTAEGKTTLDQAVASQLDWLASLTSSLDEDEKAAFKSILTKINNSL
- a CDS encoding carboxymuconolactone decarboxylase family protein — encoded protein: MSSHTTDISEYGKEIMNTLQPGLADQVIAKLAELDDDLPKLIVNYAFADVVGRPGLDIKTREMLTVASLITLGNAQPQLELHMRASLNVGVTEKELLEIVIQMAIYAGVPACMNAITAYRNAVTTFNKSNQ
- the lysS gene encoding lysine--tRNA ligase, translating into MTEQLQDENKLIAERRAKLDHIRKNCKANGHPNDFRVKDKSADLQAAFGEKSKEELVEMQHVVSIAGRIMAKRGPFLAIQDTSGRIQAYASKDVQKAQKADLGGLDIGDIVGITGALNKSGKGDLYVEMTEYVLMTKALRPLPEKFHGLTDQEMCYRQRYVDLIVNAESRNAFIVRSKLVTAIRNFMVSKDYMEVETPMMHVIPGGATARPFITHHNALDQEMYLRVAPELYLKRLVVGGFDRVFEINRNFRNEGLSPRHNPEFTMMEFYQAYADYNDLMDFTEEMLSTVAVEVLGATSMPYGDETVEFGGKYTRISMLDAIKQYNPEHEVIQALTNEGVQDRELMVSIAKSLHMNVEKFWTCGQLLEEIFGETAEPQLIQPTFITGYPADISPLARRSDDNPFFTDRFEFFIGGREVANGFSELNDAQDQDERFKAQVNAKDAGDDEAMYYDADYITALEHGLPPTAGQGIGIDRLAMLFTNTHTIRDVILFPAMRPQANS
- the prfB gene encoding peptide chain release factor 2 (programmed frameshift); this translates as MFEVNPVMNKLKELGERAELLRGYLDYDASKERLEEVSAELESSEVWSDPKRAQELGKERASLELVVKTIDDLGTGCDDVEGLVELAVEAEDEETFAEAEHEIIGLEAQLAKLEFRRMFSGKQDANDCYLDIQSGSGGTEAQDWANMLLRMFLRWGEAHKFKVELIEVSAGDVAGIKGATIRLGGEYAFGWLRTETGVHRLVRKSPFDSSGRRHTSFASVFVYPEIDDSIEIDLNPSDLRIDVYRASGAGGQHVNTTESAVRITHLPTNLVVQCQNDRSQHKNKDAAMKQMRAKLFEHEMQKQNAEKQIAEDAKSDIGWGSQIRSYVLDDSRVKDLRTGVETRNTQAVLDGDLDKFIEASLKSGL
- a CDS encoding CBS domain-containing protein, yielding MTMQRVMNEMKINAPSIPCGTSLVAVVELFAKHQINAIPVVNPTNEVIGFVSESDCMQALISGSYHCDKPAIVNDVMSKNVVSVSPQDSIVDIAIRMSKDNFSVYPVVEASQLVGIISRRDILKVLAENNNQCNQLS
- the recJ gene encoding single-stranded-DNA-specific exonuclease RecJ — encoded protein: MNKQIKRRDNLDCDGISTAVPALLRQIYASRGVTSDQELDKGAKNLLRPNQLKGMTAACELLVTALEQNQRIIVVGDFDADGATSTALSILAFKMLGYRNVDFLVPNRFEFGYGLSPEIVDLAAANGAQVIMTVDNGISSIAGVAAAKALGIKVLVTDHHLPGNETPAADAIVNPNQHGCTFPSKNLAGVGVAFYLMLALRGALREQNWFAKQGFVEPNLACLLDIVALGTVADVVPLDANNRILVHQGLQRIRADKCRPGIKALIEIANRNQAQLCASDLGFALGPRLNAAGRLDDMSVGVATLLCEDLNNARRFAGELDSLNEERKEIEGSMQQEALAILKSVDFDAGEVPYGICLFQDDWHQGVVGLVASRIKERFHRPVIAFADAGEGEIKGSARSIPGLHLRDALELLDTRNPGMILKFGGHAMAAGLSLRLDCYDEFSKQFNTLVQELLTEEQLTGVVLSDGELPSEELSLPTAELIKEAAPWGQMFPEPIFDGIFRLREQRLVGKKHLKMMLEPENGGPLVDAIAFNVDLEVWPDASVQKIELAYKLDVNEFRGKRSLQFMVEHLQPLRS